TCCTCAGTAAGTACCTACAGGGATTTAGCACACTCATGATTCTTGAATATAACCAAGAATGTGCTATTGATAAgtaaatattatatacaaattCAGCCAAACATTCAGGATAAAAGACTTttgatttcagaaatatatttaaaaacactcTCCCAACCACTATTGTTACACTCCCTTTATGCTTTCACACAGCAAGTTCCAGCAGTCAGTTTTCTGTGCTTCCAGAGATCTTTTTACTGGGGCAGCCCTCAATCATCTTCTTTTTCAATGTATGTCTTTGCATTACCCCGTGCCATTTGCCTGGCCAAGTATCTGTCTCTAGCTGACATTACAGTTTCTTTGTTGTTTCGCTTTGCAAACTTGCTTACCGCCTCGAGTGGTCTCTCTTGTTCCTTGTCTTGCCTTTCCTCTGTGAGTCTGTGTTTTGCTCCCGGTGATGTTTCAGAACTAGAGGGCTtctcttggtttctttctttgtccttttctatGTTTCTCATTTTGCTGGCTCTTTCCTGGTCAAGAAATTTATCCTTTGCCCTAGAATTTGGgctgcttttctttctgtctcgATTTCTTTCTGGAGATTGAACAATTACTTCTTgtttttctctatctctgtatgtatcattattttcatatctttcGTTTCTTACTTTCAtatgttcttccttttctctgtttttctcttccttctctcctttctcactgTGTCGGTTATGAGCATTTCGTTGTCTatctctttcttgttctcttggggaatatctctctctctctttctcccttttccgTTCTCTGTCACTTCTTTCTCTTTGGTCCCTTGCCCTCAGTTTATCTTCTTGTTCATGCCTCCTCCAGTGAGAATCTCTATGACTGGCCTCTCTGTGCCTATGAGAATCCTTTTCTTTCCGGTAATCCCGGTCAGTGTAATGGTTCTGTTGGTCTCTGGACTGCCTCTCTTGGTGCTGATCTTCCCTTCTCTCGTGTCCTCTTGACTTGGAACCTTTTGTGTGGTGTTTGGCACCATGCCCTCTTTCTTCACTAGATGACCGTGAGTGGGTTTGTGTCCTGTGATGCTTGGAGTCCTCAGAAGTTTCTGTGACCTTTTCCCTTCTACAGTTCACTTTAGTTTCTTCCATTTCATCATCCTCACTGCTCTCAGCATCAAAGTCGCTGTCTGCATCTGGGTTTTCCTCTCCTTTCACACCAGCTTGGAGAACACATTTCTCCTGCAATATTCTGTTCTCTGAACTTACTTCATCAGAGTAACtccttgatttttcttcctttatcccagaccttttaaaaaaaataatacaaacacaAAATGCCAAGTCATCAATTACGGTAAGCAAATGAAGtgtttacataatttttctcAATACTTAAATCAATACAACTGTAATTATCTACATTGATTATCCAAATGCAAAAAGGTGCTAATGTTTATGAAAACTAGCATTTTCAAACCATTCAGAATATTCTcaatatttatagaaatgaaatagagaaaattagtcCTTCTCTACTGAACTACTAGAACCTTGAGGTAGGGGTCTGTACAAGGTCTTCGTTTTTTGTTAAGCCTGGACAAAGAATAATTCAGAAAACTAAGATTATGTTCTGGATCCACGTTCTATTTTCACAACACGAAGTTGAAATTGTGActactgtattttttgttttcatttaaaaaaaattataaaaaattgtcCTAGAAGTACATGAAGATATGTTTTTCATAGCAAAATAGTGGCAAATCTAATTCTAAATATCCACCTCTCTCATGATTAAAAAGGTACCAGCATCTGGATACACCCCCTTGGCACCTATcacaacaaaatggaaatatgtcAATCTGTCCAGCTATTAGAATCAACACTAAAATTATCCATATCATCTACATTTTTCCAGCTGATAAGTGTGGTTAACTTACTTATACTACTCACACATTCATTCTAATAGTGCAACACCTTGGTTCTCTAGGAAATGCTGACAAAACTACCTTGGTTAAAGGACCCAATAATGGGTAGAAATTCAATTAATAGATTCATGAAAAGTATAACTATGTAAATGACATTATGGTGTTTCATGGCGGGCCTCATAAATACTCCAGATGAAACTCTAATAGAAAGACATAATGTATTGTCATTTCCATTCAAAAGATGAATCATCAAATACACTTTCTTAGGCTCACACTTCATCAATTTTGTAATCAAAACCTAGCAGTGCAGGGAGGAGTGGGACATAAACTTAATTTCCTCTCTTTACCCTTAATTATATTCTCCCaccttctcccctttccccagcaCCACAGACTCAGATCTTCTAATCAGAatgtttctgttaaaaaaaaagaatttggctgAGATACAGGTTTAGGATAAACTCTTCCTTTATCTTCAGCTATATACTTATGGCATAATCATCTCACCATTCCTATAATAccttataattttattcaaaaatccTACAATCCTTTATTTCCTAAACCAGCACTGTTTAATAGAAATGCCTATAGAAATGGTAATGTCCATATCTGAGCTGTACAGTAAGGCAGCCACTACCCAAATATGGCaattgagtacttgaaatgtggccattgtaactaaaattttatattttatttacttttagttaatttaaagctacatgtgactagtggctacatAATGGACAATGAAGTTCTAGCTCCTGATACGTGACTCTTACTTTTAAGAAAGCTGGGTGCTATTATGAAAATAAACCACTTTCTTTTTTATGCACTAACTGAACATGCATTAAAGATTTATGTTGTAGACACCTGATTCTTTCCAAATTTCTCCTTAATTTTGACAGCAATCATTTTAAGGAACCAGGGCCATGAGGGATACCTATacttttagtttaaaaaacaaaacaaaacaaaacaaaaacacaccatTTGGTTTTGTTTCCCCTTGTAGGTCATTCATAAGATCCATAAAGCACattaatatttatgataataAACTAAATCACTGAGAATATTTTGATGCAAATCATAACAATTTTTGTGACCTGCAGAATAGAAATAATCTTGAACTAAAACTTTaggtttttaaattaagaaactgCAAATTCctagtcattcattcaattattaaATAGGTTACGGTGGCTGACAACACAACATGCAATGCTATAATCCTCTATCTTTCAGAGGGTTAAAATGACCCTACAACCACAGATTATTAACAGTAACTTTCTAAACATTCCATATGGCACCTCTCACCTGGCTTCACGAAAACTGCATTTAGGTACTTCTTCTTCACCAACTGCTTGATTTAATAGGTGTCTATAAAATCCACTGAGATCTTTCTGCTTCGTTACATCCAAACATGCTGAGAGGGAAAGCAAAAATGAGTGGAATATCTTTAACAAGGCACAATGCAGTTGTTTTATAGGTGTAGAGCACAGAAACATACACAGCATATAAACTATTTCTCTAGATTAGAAACTGGCAAACTGTGGCCTGCAGGCCAAATTTGGCctgctgtttttgtaaataaatttttattggaacacagccctgctcaTTTATGTATTGTACATGGCTACTTTTGCACTACAGAGGCAccgttgagtagttgcaacagagactgtatgtccaaaaacctgaaatatttactatctagtccTTCACAGGAAGTTTGCTGACTGGTGCTCTAGATGAACACATTGTATGTGCTTAGAATCTTACATATTTGGTTTTCTTCTACTTAAAAGTTGATGAACACTTgccaattaaattatttataagtaCATATTCTACTTAGATCTTAAGGAATGATAATGAGTAGAAGGCACTAAAGTAAAGCACTAAGATATTCTATAACCTCCAcacatctttgttttttcttcaattattctttttctatttgcctACTTAATGCTCCTTGAGTGGCGTTACTCTAGACTTTCTTATTCCAGAAAACATAACCAGGGTTTTAAGTTGTATTTATATCGTTTCTGACAAATGTTATGGTGTTAtacctttttaaagttttttcagacacagggtcttgctctgtcacccaggctggagtacagtgcctcgatcatagctcactgtagcctcgaactctgggctcaagtgatcttcccacctcagcctcccaagtagaagggactacaggcgcaccaTTGCACCGGGCTTGTTATACCTTGtaataaatgtttttacatttgAAATCACGTCCTAAGGCAATGACTTGTAATGATTGTAGTTTTAAGCAACAAATTGAGAAAAGTCTAATAGAAATAAGAGTTATTGAAGAAGAATTCAACTGCAGTTTTAGTTAAAATTTCCTCTCTGTTTATACTACTAATTAATACCATAtatcttgtttcctttttttaattgaaaaaaattattttttagagatagattctcactctgtcaaccAAGTGGGAATGCAGcagctcaatcatagctcactagagccttgaactcctaggttcaagccattctactgcctcagcaacctgagtagctaggactacaggcatgcaccaccacacctggttaatttttaaattttttttgcagagatgggcaatctcgctatgttgcccaggctggtcttgaactcctgccctcaaacgatcctcctacctcagccttccaaagtactgggattatgggtgtgaccCACAGTGCCCAGCATTGTATCTTCTATTATTCTTATGCAGACATTATGATCACAACATTATAACCCAAAAGTTCAATGACAGAGCACACAGCTAACCACAGGGTAGAGATTCTGCTGCTCTGGTTCCTTCTACCTTCTCCCCTCTTTCATTTTACCTTCCAGAGCAGCagccctcttttctctttcttcctcttcagcTCTCTCTTGCAGTTTTTTCTTATAAGCAGATGTCACAAATGCCTCTTTATCATCAAATTCTCCCTTTTCCATTTCTCGttctctctgtattttcttttccattcttttttcctgttccttttttctaatttcaactGCTTTTAGTAAGTTGTGAATGTACTTGGGctaagggaaaaaataagattaCTTAGGAAAGAGTCAAAAGTGGTAATTTATAACAATGTTAATACTGTTGTAATTTTTATCATGAACTCATTAAGACAGAAATGATTAGCCCAAATAAGATGGTCTTCCTCTCaaaatttaatacaaatttaCTGGCAAGATTAATATTGaaattgttttcaataaaaatttaagtataacagaaatagaaattatttataatgctattttactttttcttaaaaatctcaaactaaatgaaaaatttttccagtgtttttcaTCACCCATTTTTCTGGTATtcttttaattcaacaaataagtGAGTAAGAAAATTTCCTACTAGTTTTTCATATTTAGTGgaaatagattatttaaaatagtaggtttaatataattttacacTATTACTGTAGATACTGTAAAATGCAAAGATCCTTAAAAATCAGTCTGTGCTTCTGAAGGAACAAGAgtgacagaaagaaaattagaatttatttcaatttttttctatcagtttttttcaaacttaaaatcTGACCACGATATGTGCAGGCAGATGATTCAGTTACTagttagcaataaaaaataagaggatAATGAAACATGAACAGGGCCAGGAACAATACAAGTTTGGTACATAGAATTTCtaaggaaaaattttcaaaaaattatttgtaaagtttctaaagcaacaaacaaaatttataaaattgttagATAATTCACTTAGCCCATTAGCATAATGTATGTAGGGCTTCCTTGGTTCTAAAATTAATCTGTAATATCTGGAACTACTAATATCAAATACCTAATAGCTTCATCACAGACCATTCTCATGTTAAAATAAGATTAAGATACGAAATGTAGATCAAGGTCaaagaaaatttgtatttcaCCTACAAACAAACCTTTCGctgcacttgactagtcaaaaaaacaaacaaacaaacaaacaaaaaaacacacacaacaaaaaaaaaaccaaacctttCGATCTTTCCCCAAAAGCAATTTGGGAttactttcctccttttttttctgcatttcatCATAAATACTGTCATATTCATACACAGTGGCATCTTCTGCAAGGGCCTTCTGGATTTCCAGtttggtcttaaaaaaaaaaaattaaacatgtttcAAAAACATGAGTCAGCCAATATATACCACAAAAAgtctatgtatttctttttttttgagaaaggttcataaaattggaaacatatcataaaaattacattacaTT
The Eulemur rufifrons isolate Redbay chromosome 9, OSU_ERuf_1, whole genome shotgun sequence DNA segment above includes these coding regions:
- the NSRP1 gene encoding nuclear speckle splicing regulatory protein 1 isoform X2: MKQTKLEIQKALAEDATVYEYDSIYDEMQKKKEESNPKLLLGKDRKPKYIHNLLKAVEIRKKEQEKRMEKKIQREREMEKGEFDDKEAFVTSAYKKKLQERAEEEEREKRAAALEACLDVTKQKDLSGFYRHLLNQAVGEEEVPKCSFREARSGIKEEKSRSYSDEVSSENRILQEKCVLQAGVKGEENPDADSDFDAESSEDDEMEETKVNCRREKVTETSEDSKHHRTQTHSRSSSEERGHGAKHHTKGSKSRGHERREDQHQERQSRDQQNHYTDRDYRKEKDSHRHREASHRDSHWRRHEQEDKLRARDQRERSDRERKREKERERYSPREQERDRQRNAHNRHSEKGEKEEKNREKEEHMKVRNERYENNDTYRDREKQEVIVQSPERNRDRKKSSPNSRAKDKFLDQERASKMRNIEKDKERNQEKPSSSETSPGAKHRLTEERQDKEQERPLEAVSKFAKRNNKETVMSARDRYLARQMARGNAKTYIEKEDD
- the NSRP1 gene encoding nuclear speckle splicing regulatory protein 1 isoform X1, with translation MAIPGRQYGLILPKKTQQLHPVLQKPSVFGNDSDDDDETSVSESLQREAAKKQAMKQTKLEIQKALAEDATVYEYDSIYDEMQKKKEESNPKLLLGKDRKPKYIHNLLKAVEIRKKEQEKRMEKKIQREREMEKGEFDDKEAFVTSAYKKKLQERAEEEEREKRAAALEACLDVTKQKDLSGFYRHLLNQAVGEEEVPKCSFREARSGIKEEKSRSYSDEVSSENRILQEKCVLQAGVKGEENPDADSDFDAESSEDDEMEETKVNCRREKVTETSEDSKHHRTQTHSRSSSEERGHGAKHHTKGSKSRGHERREDQHQERQSRDQQNHYTDRDYRKEKDSHRHREASHRDSHWRRHEQEDKLRARDQRERSDRERKREKERERYSPREQERDRQRNAHNRHSEKGEKEEKNREKEEHMKVRNERYENNDTYRDREKQEVIVQSPERNRDRKKSSPNSRAKDKFLDQERASKMRNIEKDKERNQEKPSSSETSPGAKHRLTEERQDKEQERPLEAVSKFAKRNNKETVMSARDRYLARQMARGNAKTYIEKEDD